A region from the Aquimarina sp. ERC-38 genome encodes:
- a CDS encoding OmpA family protein, protein MIRPVLFIVFAFLTTTSTITAQKKKDLLEEISKLKQELKSVQSDLVSAKKQVNASESKVKGMETQVAELKATNTSLLSNMSSFTELSNKKASNLQKSQEIIKEKDRQLNAINDALTQNDSINLAVYSKLKNALGGDYLKISKGTIFLAMPNDVLFGDTDKSISVEDKAKTTLEKLAGILTKDPELKVIIEGNSNAIKFDETTALDNWDLSSRQAAAVARTLQTEYEIDPKRLYVVGKGETGTSAIETVTRIIIDPQFEQFYAMVKDNMKNSK, encoded by the coding sequence ATGATTAGACCCGTTTTATTTATAGTATTTGCTTTTTTAACAACAACTTCTACTATAACCGCACAGAAGAAAAAAGACTTACTGGAAGAAATCAGTAAATTAAAACAAGAACTAAAATCCGTTCAATCAGACCTTGTTTCAGCAAAAAAACAGGTAAATGCCAGTGAATCTAAAGTAAAAGGAATGGAAACTCAGGTGGCTGAATTAAAAGCAACCAATACTTCACTTTTAAGTAATATGAGCAGTTTTACCGAACTTTCTAATAAGAAAGCTTCGAATTTACAGAAGTCACAGGAAATTATTAAGGAGAAGGACCGTCAATTAAATGCTATTAATGATGCGTTGACTCAAAACGATTCTATCAATCTTGCAGTCTACAGTAAATTAAAAAATGCCCTGGGGGGTGATTATTTAAAGATAAGTAAAGGAACTATTTTTCTAGCAATGCCTAATGATGTTTTGTTTGGCGATACGGATAAAAGTATTAGTGTAGAAGATAAAGCAAAAACCACTTTAGAAAAATTAGCGGGTATTTTAACTAAGGATCCCGAATTAAAAGTGATTATTGAAGGAAATAGTAATGCTATAAAATTTGATGAAACTACTGCCCTTGATAATTGGGATTTAAGTTCAAGACAGGCAGCAGCCGTTGCCCGAACTTTGCAAACCGAATATGAGATTGACCCTAAGCGTTTATATGTGGTAGGTAAAGGTGAAACCGGTACCAGTGCTATTGAAACAGTAACCCGAATTATTATTGATCCTCAGTTCGAGCAGTTTTATGCAATGGTAAAGGATAATATGAAGAACTCTAAGTAG
- a CDS encoding ATP-binding protein — translation MKSYPTYNDLEKCEDEPIAFYPKIQRHGCVLILDRTLQIKQVSTNTEDIISIAAEDLLNVLIKKIVDEATFKKMEQWLHTDVEFQYLTVNFGGKDCIVAPKKTKEGLVLDIELADKNWDEDIFQQKLLRSFKTFFSAPTLSELLVKASIEIRQLIGFDRVMIYQFDKDWNGHIVSESRNSDLESWLGLHYPARDVPKNARDLFQKMGVRSLSNVTEEYAKMVPKLHPDTGELTNLGNSQLRGSSPFHIEYLTNMGVAATLNCAIIHNHKLWGLIAGHHYTPKKVGYLKRQSCQLLAEMFSSQISIKISGQTFEGIERMSSVRQKLMDSINSTGSILDGLTAYKVTGKDLVDCSDFIVGFDTQISSVSNTLPDSVLQRLVLELFREFPDQDCIVLDSLLDYCPWMVDYVNDVSGVLLFKVSKRSSVDYMLWLRPEKLKEVNWGGEPTKKSLEAEKSIRLSPRKSFDKWVEKVKHTSESWTPDEISISESLVEDVRNIIVTKFTEVNLLNRQLSDLNRELESFSYSVSHDLRGPLRGIDGFAQILIEDYGEILDDYGKESLDTIIKSCAKMNELMDDILGYSGIAKLDRIDQYHNVANICNNIVKEGNFKGEFPNTTLTIQDNIPDIYGDKSMIYQLFSNLLTNAFKYSSKVAHPEVNVGYKMEGDAPIYHIKDNGIGFNPDYATKIFGVFTRLVKEEYKGTGVGLAIAQRVVLKHNGQIWANGALGKGAIFKFRFGD, via the coding sequence TTGAAATCTTATCCTACCTATAACGACCTGGAAAAATGTGAAGACGAACCTATTGCATTTTATCCAAAGATACAAAGACATGGTTGCGTATTAATTCTAGACCGTACGCTGCAAATTAAGCAGGTAAGTACGAATACCGAGGATATTATTTCTATTGCTGCCGAAGACTTACTGAACGTTCTTATTAAAAAAATAGTTGACGAAGCTACTTTTAAAAAGATGGAGCAATGGCTTCATACCGATGTTGAATTTCAATATTTAACGGTAAATTTCGGGGGAAAAGATTGTATCGTAGCGCCTAAAAAAACTAAAGAAGGCCTGGTTTTAGACATTGAACTTGCAGATAAGAACTGGGATGAAGACATTTTTCAACAGAAACTATTACGTAGTTTTAAAACATTTTTCTCAGCACCTACCTTATCAGAATTATTAGTTAAGGCAAGTATAGAAATCAGGCAATTGATTGGTTTTGATAGGGTCATGATTTATCAGTTTGACAAAGACTGGAATGGTCATATTGTTAGCGAATCCCGTAATTCGGATTTGGAGTCCTGGTTAGGCTTGCATTATCCGGCTAGGGATGTTCCTAAAAACGCAAGAGATCTTTTTCAAAAAATGGGGGTACGTTCACTTAGTAATGTTACAGAGGAGTATGCAAAGATGGTTCCTAAATTACATCCGGATACCGGTGAATTAACTAATTTAGGAAATAGCCAGTTAAGAGGCTCCTCTCCTTTTCATATTGAATATCTAACCAATATGGGGGTTGCTGCAACCCTTAATTGCGCCATTATTCATAATCATAAATTATGGGGGTTAATTGCCGGTCACCATTACACTCCTAAAAAAGTCGGGTATTTAAAAAGACAGTCCTGCCAATTATTAGCCGAAATGTTTTCTTCTCAAATATCTATCAAAATAAGCGGGCAAACCTTTGAAGGCATCGAACGAATGTCATCCGTACGCCAAAAATTAATGGATAGCATTAATAGTACCGGAAGTATTTTGGATGGGCTAACAGCATACAAAGTAACCGGTAAGGATTTAGTGGACTGCTCGGATTTTATCGTAGGATTTGATACTCAGATATCTTCGGTATCAAACACCTTACCGGACTCAGTGTTACAACGCCTGGTTTTAGAATTATTCCGAGAATTTCCTGATCAGGATTGTATTGTTTTAGACAGCTTGTTAGATTATTGTCCCTGGATGGTAGATTACGTGAACGATGTTTCCGGGGTTTTACTTTTTAAAGTATCTAAAAGGTCATCTGTAGATTATATGCTTTGGCTCCGACCTGAAAAATTAAAGGAGGTAAACTGGGGAGGCGAACCTACTAAAAAATCCTTAGAAGCTGAAAAAAGCATACGGCTGTCACCTCGAAAATCTTTTGATAAATGGGTAGAAAAGGTAAAACATACCAGTGAATCCTGGACTCCCGATGAAATATCTATCAGCGAATCCCTGGTAGAAGATGTACGAAATATTATTGTAACCAAATTTACTGAAGTTAATTTGCTAAACAGACAATTGTCTGATTTGAACCGGGAATTGGAAAGTTTTAGTTATAGTGTAAGTCATGATTTACGAGGACCGCTACGCGGTATTGACGGATTTGCTCAAATTTTAATTGAAGATTATGGTGAAATACTAGATGACTACGGTAAAGAATCCCTGGATACCATCATAAAATCCTGTGCAAAGATGAATGAGTTGATGGATGATATCTTAGGATATAGCGGAATTGCAAAATTAGATCGAATTGATCAATATCATAACGTAGCAAATATTTGTAATAACATTGTTAAAGAAGGTAATTTTAAAGGGGAATTCCCAAATACAACTCTTACCATTCAAGATAATATTCCTGATATTTATGGGGACAAATCTATGATTTATCAGCTATTTTCTAATCTTTTGACTAATGCTTTTAAGTATTCAAGTAAAGTAGCTCATCCTGAAGTAAACGTAGGCTATAAGATGGAAGGTGATGCTCCCATTTATCATATTAAAGACAATGGTATAGGGTTTAATCCCGACTATGCTACAAAAATATTTGGAGTATTCACCCGATTAGTAA
- the fabV gene encoding enoyl-ACP reductase FabV, producing the protein MIIQPRTRGFICLTAHPEGCAKNVTDQIAYVTSKENIDGPKKVLIIGASTGFGLASRITAAFGSQAATIGVFLEKPPKENRPASPGWYNSAAFETEANKQNLYAKSINGDAFSTEVKEETIQLIKEDLGTVDLVIYSLASPVRKDPESGIKYKSVLKPIGKKFENKTVDFHTGELSNVAIDPANQEDIDNTIKVMGGEDWTLWIKALLEAGVLAENCTTVAYSYIGPEVTQPVYREGTIGMAKNDLEQTAFTLTDQLKDIKGKAYVSVNKALVTQASSAIPVIPLYISLLYQVMKDKNIHEGCIEQIYRLFSERLFTEDTIPLDTEGRIRIDDWEMRKDVQEEIQKLWSSATSDNIADISDLEGYRKDFFNLFGFKVPGIDESKEVDEMLWITSIAQNA; encoded by the coding sequence ATGATTATACAACCCAGAACAAGAGGATTCATATGTTTAACCGCGCATCCGGAAGGTTGTGCAAAAAATGTTACGGATCAAATAGCTTACGTTACTTCCAAAGAAAATATCGACGGACCAAAAAAGGTGTTGATCATCGGAGCTTCTACTGGTTTTGGTTTGGCTTCACGTATTACAGCTGCTTTTGGTTCGCAAGCTGCTACTATAGGGGTATTTCTAGAGAAACCTCCTAAAGAAAACCGTCCGGCTTCCCCGGGATGGTACAATAGTGCTGCCTTTGAAACCGAAGCCAATAAACAAAACCTTTACGCAAAAAGCATCAACGGAGATGCCTTTTCTACTGAAGTAAAAGAAGAAACGATTCAACTGATTAAAGAAGATTTAGGCACGGTTGACCTTGTGATTTATAGTCTGGCTTCCCCGGTTCGTAAAGATCCTGAAAGCGGAATAAAATATAAATCTGTTTTAAAACCTATCGGAAAAAAATTTGAAAATAAAACGGTGGATTTTCATACTGGTGAACTTTCTAACGTAGCCATTGACCCGGCAAATCAGGAAGATATAGACAATACTATAAAAGTAATGGGTGGCGAAGACTGGACTTTGTGGATCAAAGCTTTACTTGAAGCCGGAGTACTTGCGGAAAATTGTACAACCGTAGCGTACTCCTATATCGGCCCGGAAGTAACACAACCCGTGTACCGCGAAGGAACAATCGGGATGGCAAAAAACGACTTGGAACAAACAGCGTTTACCCTTACCGATCAGTTAAAAGATATAAAGGGTAAAGCATACGTTTCGGTAAATAAAGCATTAGTAACGCAGGCAAGTTCGGCAATTCCGGTGATTCCCCTTTATATTTCCCTTTTATACCAGGTAATGAAGGATAAGAATATTCATGAAGGTTGTATTGAACAAATCTACCGGCTATTTTCAGAACGATTATTTACGGAAGATACAATTCCGTTAGATACTGAAGGTCGAATCCGGATTGATGATTGGGAAATGCGCAAAGACGTACAGGAAGAAATACAAAAGCTTTGGAGTAGTGCAACCTCTGATAACATTGCAGACATTAGTGATCTGGAAGGCTATCGGAAAGATTTCTTTAACTTATTTGGCTTTAAGGTGCCGGGTATAGATGAGAGTAAAGAGGTAGATGAGATGCTTTGGATTACTTCGATAGCTCAAAATGCATAA
- a CDS encoding MbnP family protein, which translates to MKNLFKTLSLTLIVLFFTNCESDDSNENSENEVGTIELKWDNVVGSLDMNLLALTDKTYAYKTANDQDFNINQFGYYITNIKLEGPDGTVYEDKVEVSADKTTGVYHILESNPYSTILNLTNVPAGTYNKITFTVGIPEEIVNEGAIGGVLDPANGAWFWNWNAGYIAFAIEGYASTSTQSLVEKDGEVITPEGFYRVHIGGWKNQEPVAGEAPKFVNNVKTISIDMNSDATVASDLSPSIHMIANAKALLDESEMDFATTFAVHTPGKGKAFADILEKVFTFSHVHQ; encoded by the coding sequence ATGAAAAATTTATTTAAAACACTCTCGCTTACACTAATTGTACTATTTTTTACTAATTGCGAAAGCGACGATTCTAATGAAAATTCTGAAAACGAAGTAGGAACTATAGAACTAAAATGGGATAATGTAGTTGGATCACTAGACATGAATTTATTGGCTTTAACGGATAAAACCTATGCTTATAAGACAGCTAACGACCAGGATTTTAATATTAATCAATTCGGATATTATATTACCAATATAAAGTTAGAAGGTCCTGACGGAACAGTGTATGAAGATAAGGTAGAAGTTTCAGCAGATAAAACTACCGGAGTTTATCATATTTTAGAATCTAATCCTTATTCTACCATACTGAATCTTACCAACGTGCCAGCGGGTACTTATAACAAGATTACCTTCACTGTAGGTATTCCTGAAGAGATTGTAAATGAAGGAGCTATCGGTGGTGTATTGGATCCGGCAAACGGAGCCTGGTTTTGGAACTGGAATGCAGGATATATCGCTTTTGCCATAGAAGGATATGCTTCTACTTCGACGCAAAGCCTGGTAGAAAAGGATGGAGAAGTAATAACCCCCGAAGGTTTTTATAGAGTACATATTGGGGGATGGAAGAATCAGGAGCCTGTTGCAGGCGAAGCCCCCAAATTTGTAAACAATGTAAAAACTATTAGTATAGATATGAACTCGGATGCTACCGTAGCTTCAGATCTAAGCCCAAGCATACACATGATTGCCAATGCTAAGGCCTTATTAGATGAATCAGAAATGGATTTTGCCACTACCTTTGCCGTACATACTCCGGGAAAGGGAAAAGCTTTTGCTGATATTTTGGAGAAAGTATTTACCTTTAGTCACGTACACCAATAG
- a CDS encoding cytochrome-c peroxidase — translation MYTYIKKWKAWILLWSSCLAFIACQTDDDTYVSVTEVDFTLPENFPESTYDFDKNPITKNGFALGKKLFFDPILSKDGSVSCNNCHQQSRAFADLPLHPLSIGVNDSLGDRNAPALFNLAFRKEFFFDGGVTHLDFVPINAIESEVEMASSMKVSVERLEKHDEYPELFKKAFGTDSVTSPRILLAFSQFLNAMISDQSRFDQYQRGDTEVLSKQELDGKAAFDQKCASCHSGILFTDQTFRNNGISDTFSDPGRALISESAEDLGKFMVPSLRNIEVTAPYMHNASFNSLEEVLEHYATGVKYSETLDPEFQKNPSKPGIDLSPQEQKDIISFLKSLTDDVFLTNPKFRNNP, via the coding sequence ATGTATACATATATAAAAAAATGGAAGGCATGGATACTCTTATGGAGTTCATGCCTTGCCTTTATCGCCTGTCAAACGGACGACGATACCTACGTTTCTGTTACTGAAGTTGATTTTACGCTTCCTGAAAATTTTCCGGAAAGCACCTATGACTTTGATAAAAACCCAATTACCAAAAATGGTTTTGCTTTAGGAAAAAAGCTTTTTTTCGATCCTATTTTATCCAAAGACGGAAGTGTTTCTTGTAATAACTGCCATCAGCAATCCCGGGCTTTTGCAGATCTTCCCCTTCATCCTTTAAGTATTGGTGTAAATGATTCCCTGGGTGACCGTAATGCACCTGCATTGTTTAACCTGGCTTTTAGAAAGGAGTTTTTCTTTGACGGTGGCGTGACCCATCTGGATTTTGTTCCTATCAATGCAATTGAATCCGAAGTGGAGATGGCAAGTTCTATGAAAGTTTCCGTAGAAAGGCTTGAGAAACATGATGAATATCCCGAGTTATTTAAAAAAGCCTTTGGTACGGATAGCGTTACTTCTCCCAGAATTTTACTGGCTTTTTCTCAATTTCTAAATGCTATGATTTCGGATCAGTCGAGATTTGATCAATATCAAAGGGGAGATACCGAGGTTTTAAGCAAACAGGAATTAGATGGTAAAGCTGCATTTGATCAAAAGTGTGCCTCTTGTCACAGTGGGATATTGTTTACCGATCAGACCTTTAGAAATAACGGTATTTCGGATACCTTTTCTGATCCCGGGAGGGCTTTAATTTCAGAATCAGCAGAGGATTTAGGAAAATTTATGGTGCCCAGCCTTCGTAATATTGAGGTAACTGCCCCCTATATGCATAATGCCTCCTTTAATTCCTTAGAAGAAGTTCTGGAACATTATGCAACCGGAGTAAAATACTCGGAAACCTTAGATCCGGAATTTCAAAAAAACCCTTCAAAACCAGGTATTGATTTAAGCCCGCAGGAACAAAAGGACATCATTTCTTTTTTAAAATCTTTAACGGATGATGTGTTCCTAACCAATCCTAAATTCAGAAATAATCCATGA